From Streptomyces zhihengii, the proteins below share one genomic window:
- the tyrS gene encoding tyrosine--tRNA ligase, with product MTDIVDELTWRGLIAQSTDEDALRKALADGPVTFYCGFDPTAASLHVGHLVQVLTVRRLQQAGHRPLALVGGATGQIGDPRPTAERTLNDPETIALWVNRLRSQIEPYLSFEGDNAAVMVNNLDWTAGMSAIEFLRDIGKHFRVNKMLTKDSVARRLESEQGISYTEFSYQLLQGMDFLELYRRYGCVLQQGGSDQWGNLTAGLDLIHRLEPDAHVHALATPLMTKADGTKFGKSEGGALWLDPEMTTPYAFYQYWLNTDDRDISRFMRILSFRSREELEELELQTAERPQARAAQRALAEELTTLVHGAGQCAAVVGASKALFGQGELAELDEATLRAALSELPHARVPELLPVVDLLTEVGLAPSRSGARRTVKEGGAYVNNVKVTAEDAVPVAADLLHGRWLVLRRGKRNLAAVEVTAG from the coding sequence GTGACGGACATCGTCGACGAGCTGACGTGGCGCGGGCTGATCGCCCAGTCCACGGACGAGGACGCATTGCGCAAGGCTCTCGCGGACGGCCCCGTCACCTTCTATTGCGGCTTCGACCCGACCGCGGCGTCCCTGCACGTGGGCCACCTGGTGCAGGTGCTGACCGTCCGCCGCCTCCAGCAGGCCGGGCACCGGCCGCTGGCGCTGGTGGGCGGCGCGACGGGGCAGATCGGCGACCCGCGGCCGACGGCCGAGCGCACGCTGAACGACCCGGAGACGATCGCCCTGTGGGTGAACCGGCTGCGGTCGCAGATCGAGCCGTACCTCTCCTTCGAGGGGGACAACGCCGCGGTCATGGTGAACAACCTGGACTGGACCGCGGGCATGTCCGCGATCGAGTTCCTGCGGGACATCGGCAAGCACTTCCGGGTCAACAAGATGCTCACCAAGGACTCGGTCGCCCGCCGGCTGGAGTCCGAACAGGGCATCAGCTACACGGAGTTCAGCTACCAGCTCCTCCAGGGCATGGACTTCCTGGAGCTGTACCGGCGCTACGGCTGCGTGCTCCAGCAGGGCGGCAGCGACCAGTGGGGCAACCTCACGGCCGGGCTCGACCTGATCCACCGCCTGGAGCCGGACGCGCATGTCCACGCGCTGGCGACGCCGCTGATGACGAAGGCGGACGGCACCAAGTTCGGCAAGTCCGAGGGCGGGGCGCTGTGGCTCGACCCGGAGATGACGACGCCGTACGCGTTCTACCAGTACTGGCTGAACACCGACGACCGGGACATCTCCCGGTTCATGCGGATCCTGTCCTTCCGCTCCCGTGAGGAGCTGGAGGAGCTGGAGCTCCAGACGGCCGAGCGTCCGCAGGCGCGTGCCGCGCAGCGCGCGCTGGCCGAGGAGCTGACGACGCTGGTGCACGGCGCCGGCCAGTGCGCCGCGGTGGTCGGCGCCTCCAAGGCGCTGTTCGGCCAGGGCGAGCTGGCGGAGCTGGACGAGGCGACGCTGCGCGCCGCCCTGTCGGAGCTGCCGCACGCCCGGGTGCCGGAGCTGCTGCCGGTCGTCGACCTGCTGACCGAGGTCGGCCTGGCACCGAGCCGCTCGGGTGCGCGCCGCACGGTGAAGGAGGGCGGCGCCTACGTGAACAACGTGAAGGTGACGGCCGAGGACGCGGTGCCGGTGGCGGCCGACCTGCTGCACGGGCGCTGGCTGGTGCTGCGCCGCGGCAAGCGGAACCTGGCGGCCGTCGAGGTCACGGCCGGCTGA
- a CDS encoding metallopeptidase TldD-related protein: MSARTTRPHEIVERALELSTADGCVVIADEQSSANLRWAGNALTTNGVTRGRTLTVVATVDGSEGTASGVVSRSAVTSEDLQALVRAAEDAARGAGPAEDAQPLVSGVPASPDFTDAPAETTSAVFTDFAPALGEAFARARAGGRELYGFANHELTSTYIGTSTGLRLRHDQPGGTLELNAKSPDRSRSAWAGRSTRDFKDVDPGALDAELARRLGWAERRIELPAGRYETLLPPTAVADLLIYQLWSSAARDAAEGRTVFSKPGGGTRVGERLSPLPLTLRSDPHEPGLESAPFVIAHSSGDDASVFDNGLPLAPAEWVRDGKLERLVTTRHSAALTGLPVAPGADNLILDAGGERSLEEMVASTERGLLLTCLWYIREVDPATLLLTGLTRDGVYLVEHGEVVGEVNNFRFNESPVGLLGRASEAGRTEKTLPREWGDWFTRAAMPALRVPDFNMSSVSKGV; encoded by the coding sequence ATGAGCGCTCGTACCACCAGGCCGCACGAGATCGTCGAGCGCGCGCTCGAGCTGTCCACGGCCGACGGCTGCGTCGTGATCGCCGACGAGCAGTCGTCGGCGAACCTGCGCTGGGCCGGCAACGCCCTGACGACCAACGGCGTCACCCGCGGGCGCACCCTCACCGTCGTCGCGACCGTGGACGGCTCCGAGGGCACCGCGTCCGGGGTGGTCTCCCGGTCGGCCGTGACGTCGGAGGACCTCCAGGCCCTGGTCCGGGCGGCGGAGGACGCCGCCCGGGGCGCCGGCCCGGCCGAGGACGCGCAGCCGCTGGTGTCGGGTGTGCCGGCGTCCCCCGACTTCACCGACGCTCCGGCCGAGACGACGTCGGCGGTCTTCACCGACTTCGCCCCGGCGCTGGGCGAGGCGTTCGCGCGGGCCCGGGCGGGCGGCCGCGAGCTGTACGGCTTCGCGAACCACGAGCTGACGTCGACGTACATCGGCACCTCGACGGGTCTGCGGCTGCGGCACGACCAGCCCGGCGGCACGCTGGAGCTGAACGCCAAGTCGCCGGACCGCTCGCGCTCGGCGTGGGCGGGGCGGTCGACCCGGGACTTCAAGGACGTGGACCCGGGCGCGCTCGACGCCGAGCTGGCGCGGCGTCTCGGCTGGGCGGAGCGCAGGATCGAGCTGCCGGCCGGCCGCTACGAGACGCTGCTGCCGCCGACGGCGGTCGCCGATCTGCTGATCTACCAGCTCTGGTCGTCGGCGGCCCGGGACGCGGCCGAGGGCCGTACGGTCTTCTCCAAGCCGGGCGGCGGCACCCGGGTCGGCGAGCGGCTGTCGCCGCTGCCGCTCACGCTGCGCAGCGATCCGCACGAGCCGGGTCTGGAGTCGGCGCCGTTCGTGATCGCCCACTCCTCCGGGGACGACGCCTCGGTGTTCGACAACGGTCTGCCGCTGGCGCCGGCCGAATGGGTGCGCGACGGGAAGCTGGAGCGGCTCGTGACCACCCGCCACAGCGCCGCGCTGACCGGTCTGCCGGTGGCGCCGGGCGCGGACAACCTGATCCTGGACGCGGGCGGCGAGCGGTCGCTGGAGGAGATGGTCGCCTCGACGGAGCGGGGTCTGCTGCTGACCTGCCTCTGGTACATCCGCGAGGTCGACCCGGCCACCCTGCTGCTGACGGGTCTCACCAGGGACGGCGTGTACCTGGTGGAGCACGGCGAGGTGGTCGGCGAGGTGAACAACTTCCGGTTCAACGAGTCGCCGGTCGGCCTGCTGGGCCGGGCCTCGGAGGCCGGACGGACGGAGAAGACGCTGCCGCGCGAGTGGGGCGACTGGTTCACCCGGGCGGCCATGCCGGCGCTGCGGGTGCCGGACTTCAACATGAGTTCGGTCAGCAAGGGCGTCTGA
- a CDS encoding TldD/PmbA family protein, which translates to MPHSLDAAFLALPLRALADAALARARALGAEHADFRLERVRSASWRLRDAKPAGSSDTTDLGYAVRVVHGGAWGFASGVDMTMDAAARVAGQAVAMAKLSAKVIAAAGSDERVELADEPVHAEKTWISSYEVNPFEVPDEEKTGLLADFSARLLGAEGVAHVDASLLTVQENKFYADTAGTVTTQQRVRLHPQLTAVAVDGTSGEFDSMRTVAPPVGRGWEYLTGTGWDWDAELEEIPGLLAEKMRAPSVEAGRYDLVVDPSNLWLTIHESIGHATELDRALGYEAAYAGTSFATFDQLGKLAYGSTVMNVTGDRTAEHGLATIGYDDEGVEAQSWDLVKDGTLVGYQLDRRIAKLTGLGRSNGCAFADSPSHVPVQRMANVSLRPDPGGLSTEDLIGGVERGIYVVGDRSWSIDMQRHNFQFTGQRFFRIENGRLAGQLRDVAYQATTTEFWGSMEQVGGPQTYVLGGAFNCGKAQPGQVAAVSHGCPSALFRGVNILNTTQEAGR; encoded by the coding sequence GTGCCTCATTCCCTCGACGCGGCGTTCCTCGCGCTGCCGCTGCGCGCGCTCGCCGACGCGGCGCTCGCCCGGGCCCGCGCGCTCGGCGCCGAGCACGCCGACTTCCGGCTGGAGCGGGTGCGCAGCGCATCGTGGCGGCTGCGCGACGCCAAGCCCGCCGGGTCGTCCGACACCACCGATCTCGGCTACGCGGTGCGGGTGGTGCACGGCGGCGCCTGGGGGTTCGCCTCCGGGGTCGACATGACCATGGACGCCGCCGCCCGGGTGGCCGGTCAGGCCGTCGCGATGGCGAAGCTCTCCGCGAAGGTGATCGCCGCCGCCGGCTCGGACGAGAGGGTGGAGCTGGCCGACGAGCCGGTGCACGCCGAGAAGACCTGGATCTCCTCGTACGAGGTCAACCCCTTCGAGGTGCCGGACGAGGAGAAGACGGGCCTGCTCGCCGACTTCAGCGCGCGGCTGCTCGGCGCGGAGGGCGTCGCGCACGTGGACGCCTCGCTGCTCACCGTGCAGGAGAACAAGTTCTACGCGGACACGGCGGGCACGGTCACCACCCAGCAGCGGGTGCGGCTGCATCCGCAGCTCACCGCGGTCGCCGTCGACGGGACGTCCGGCGAGTTCGACTCCATGCGCACCGTCGCGCCCCCGGTCGGCCGGGGCTGGGAGTACCTGACCGGCACGGGCTGGGACTGGGACGCGGAGCTGGAGGAGATCCCGGGGCTGCTGGCGGAGAAGATGCGCGCCCCGAGCGTCGAGGCGGGCCGCTACGACCTGGTCGTCGACCCGTCGAACCTGTGGCTGACCATCCACGAGTCGATCGGCCACGCCACGGAGCTGGACCGCGCGCTCGGCTACGAGGCGGCGTACGCGGGCACCTCGTTCGCGACCTTCGACCAGCTCGGGAAGCTGGCGTACGGCTCCACGGTGATGAACGTGACCGGCGACCGCACCGCCGAGCACGGGCTGGCGACGATCGGGTACGACGACGAGGGCGTCGAGGCGCAGAGCTGGGACCTGGTGAAGGACGGCACGCTCGTCGGCTACCAGCTCGACCGCCGGATCGCGAAGCTCACCGGCCTCGGCCGCTCCAACGGCTGCGCCTTCGCCGACTCCCCCTCGCACGTGCCGGTGCAGCGGATGGCGAACGTCTCGCTGCGGCCCGATCCGGGCGGCCTGTCGACCGAGGACCTGATCGGCGGGGTGGAGCGCGGGATCTACGTGGTCGGCGACCGCTCGTGGTCGATCGACATGCAGCGCCACAACTTCCAGTTCACCGGGCAGCGCTTCTTCCGCATCGAGAACGGCCGGCTGGCGGGGCAGCTCCGGGACGTCGCCTACCAGGCGACGACGACCGAGTTCTGGGGGTCGATGGAGCAGGTGGGCGGGCCGCAGACGTATGTCCTCGGCGGCGCCTTCAACTGCGGCAAGGCCCAGCCGGGCCAGGTCGCCGCGGTCTCCCACGGCTGCCCCTCCGCCCTCTTCCGGGGCGTCAACATCCTGAACACCACCCAGGAGGCGGGTCGATGA